The following proteins come from a genomic window of Candidatus Omnitrophota bacterium:
- the folP gene encoding dihydropteroate synthase yields the protein MDWTSRSSGKKYAIPFGERTFIMGIINTSPDSFSGDGLNSDDEALRQAGRFIREGADILDVGGQSTRPGAKAIDAGEEIKRTASLIKELSSKFDVPVSIDTYKSEVARAALENGAAMINDISAFQFDKKMPGIVSEYGVPAILMHIKGIPENMQDGVIVYDDVMDSIKEYLRKAIKGALEAGISENMIIVDPGIGFGKTVEHNLIILQRLAELKELGRPVLAGVSRKSFIGKTLNLPENDRLEGTAAAVAAAIMNGADMIRVHDVGAMKRVAAMTDAIVKAGGE from the coding sequence ATGGATTGGACAAGCAGATCGAGCGGAAAAAAATACGCCATCCCCTTCGGCGAAAGAACTTTTATAATGGGTATCATCAACACATCGCCGGATTCTTTTTCGGGCGACGGCCTCAATTCAGATGATGAGGCTCTCCGCCAGGCCGGGCGTTTCATCAGAGAGGGTGCCGACATTCTTGATGTCGGCGGTCAGTCAACCCGTCCCGGGGCCAAAGCGATAGATGCCGGAGAAGAAATAAAAAGGACGGCCTCTCTCATAAAAGAGCTGTCTTCAAAATTTGATGTTCCCGTATCCATTGACACATACAAATCGGAAGTCGCAAGAGCCGCCCTGGAAAACGGCGCCGCCATGATAAATGACATAAGCGCTTTTCAGTTTGATAAGAAGATGCCGGGAATAGTATCCGAATACGGGGTGCCGGCCATACTCATGCACATCAAAGGGATACCTGAAAATATGCAGGATGGCGTGATCGTCTATGACGATGTGATGGATTCCATAAAGGAATATCTGCGCAAAGCTATCAAGGGCGCTCTTGAGGCGGGCATCAGCGAGAACATGATAATAGTGGATCCTGGAATCGGGTTCGGCAAGACTGTTGAGCACAATCTCATAATACTCCAGCGCCTCGCTGAATTAAAAGAACTCGGCAGGCCCGTGCTGGCCGGGGTCTCGCGCAAGTCTTTTATCGGCAAAACGCTGAACCTTCCGGAGAATGACAGGCTGGAAGGGACCGCCGCTGCCGTGGCCGCCGCCATTATGAACGGGGCGGATATGATCAGGGTGCATGATGTCGGAGCTATGAAGAGAGTCGCGGCTATGACGGACGCTATTGTGAAAGCCGGAGGCGAATAA
- a CDS encoding glucose-1-phosphate thymidylyltransferase — protein sequence MTFKAEDFFDLSGFPHREIFKDVETVWEVLPLIGGYIKKHIKPNVSDIRNGGDLITEKKVLENGAVVHAGALLMDDNIELGPGVVVEPGAMITGPVIIGEKSEVRQGAYIRGKVITGPGCVIGHTTEIKNAIMTGKSKAGHFAYIGDSILGSVNLGAGTKLANFKLSEDIINVINPDTRHKINTGLRKFGAILGDGVSTGCNSVMMPGTILGKNCMVYPNFTVRGTWENGTIIKWNMGTLELEGRK from the coding sequence TTGACTTTTAAAGCTGAAGATTTTTTTGACCTGAGCGGTTTTCCCCACAGGGAGATTTTTAAGGATGTTGAAACTGTCTGGGAAGTGCTGCCGCTGATCGGCGGTTACATTAAGAAACACATAAAGCCGAATGTGAGCGACATCAGAAATGGCGGTGACCTTATAACAGAAAAAAAAGTGCTTGAAAACGGCGCGGTCGTTCACGCGGGCGCTCTTCTTATGGATGACAACATAGAACTTGGCCCGGGAGTTGTCGTCGAGCCCGGCGCTATGATAACGGGCCCGGTCATAATAGGCGAGAAGAGCGAGGTGCGGCAGGGCGCCTACATAAGGGGCAAGGTCATCACCGGCCCCGGATGCGTTATCGGCCACACGACTGAAATTAAAAACGCGATAATGACGGGTAAGAGCAAAGCCGGTCATTTTGCTTATATAGGAGACAGTATACTCGGCAGTGTTAATCTTGGAGCGGGTACAAAGCTTGCTAATTTTAAGCTGAGTGAGGATATAATAAATGTTATAAATCCGGATACGAGGCATAAAATTAATACGGGATTGAGAAAATTCGGCGCCATTCTCGGAGACGGCGTCTCAACCGGATGCAATTCGGTCATGATGCCGGGAACCATACTTGGTAAAAATTGCATGGTATACCCTAATTTTACTGTCCGCGGAACATGGGAAAACGGAACAATAATCAAATGGAATATGGGGACACTCGAGTTGGAGGGCAGAAAATGA
- the hisF gene encoding imidazole glycerol phosphate synthase subunit HisF, with amino-acid sequence MNDPQKRKSSALAKRIIPCLDVKNGRVVKGVNFVDLVDAGDPVQIAAAYARAGADELVYLDITASVEKRPAMLEIVTKTAEQVFIPLTVGGGIRKLSDISDLLKAGADKVSMNTSAVENPSIIRAASREFGAQCIITAIDAKKTAPGKWEVYTYGGRKATGIDVIDWAKKTVELGSGEILLTSMDKDGTQSGFDIELTAAVSKAVSVPVIASGGAGELIHLKDALDKGKADAVLAASIFHFGKFSITETKKYLRENGIPVRI; translated from the coding sequence ATGAATGATCCCCAAAAGCGGAAAAGCAGCGCCCTGGCAAAAAGAATAATACCCTGCCTTGACGTTAAAAACGGCAGAGTGGTGAAAGGCGTGAATTTCGTCGACCTGGTGGACGCCGGTGACCCTGTGCAAATCGCCGCCGCTTACGCGCGGGCCGGGGCCGACGAGCTGGTTTATCTTGATATAACAGCTTCCGTGGAAAAGCGGCCTGCGATGCTGGAGATAGTGACGAAAACGGCCGAACAGGTATTCATCCCGCTGACGGTGGGCGGCGGAATAAGAAAACTCTCCGATATCTCAGACCTCCTGAAAGCGGGAGCGGACAAAGTATCCATGAACACATCGGCGGTGGAGAACCCCTCGATTATCCGCGCAGCCTCGCGCGAATTCGGCGCGCAGTGCATCATCACGGCGATAGACGCCAAAAAAACAGCCCCGGGGAAATGGGAAGTCTATACATACGGCGGAAGAAAAGCCACCGGGATAGATGTGATAGACTGGGCAAAAAAAACCGTGGAACTCGGCTCAGGCGAAATACTTCTCACCAGTATGGACAAAGACGGCACGCAGTCGGGTTTTGATATAGAACTGACCGCGGCTGTCTCGAAAGCCGTCAGTGTGCCGGTTATCGCCTCGGGAGGGGCGGGCGAGCTGATCCATCTTAAAGACGCCCTTGATAAGGGCAAAGCCGACGCGGTCCTGGCCGCGTCGATATTTCACTTCGGCAAATTCTCTATCACGGAAACAAAAAAATATCTGCGGGAGAACGGTATTCCCGTCCGCATATAA
- the lpxK gene encoding tetraacyldisaccharide 4'-kinase encodes MIKLISLIYGAATGINRFLFEKGLRKKAIMPGFVISAGNISAGGTGKTAFVIDLCRMLGGKKKPAVITRGYKGKTKGPAQAQTGSGAAELFGDEAVMMAEKLAPTPVIVSKNRIKGIRYARKKFKSGIFILDDAFQNFTMGKDRDIVIVDALSPWRGLMREGKRALRRADMIVISKSNLAETRDVEKLKEQIRSFTKAPVISSELKLSGIMDIKTSEKISAVSLENKELGAFCGIGKPDSFKRFLEKNGIALQQFISFGDHHDYSGSDIDKLDKNLTWLTTAKDAVKLGGLSSPADILSVETESAYSEDIVKLIFPGGGENKAVLLDRDGTLNIDPGYVIKKKDLKLFPETIPALKKLSDAGYLLIIASNQSGIGRGYYSLNQVKKFNKALTDKLAGNGINISGIYICPHRPDEECACRKPEALLFEKAIDDFGID; translated from the coding sequence GTGATTAAACTTATTTCTCTTATCTACGGCGCGGCAACCGGGATAAACCGCTTTCTTTTTGAAAAAGGTTTACGCAAAAAAGCGATAATGCCGGGTTTTGTGATTTCTGCCGGCAACATATCCGCCGGCGGCACCGGGAAAACGGCGTTTGTCATTGATCTGTGCCGGATGCTGGGCGGTAAAAAGAAACCAGCCGTCATAACCCGGGGATATAAAGGAAAAACAAAAGGCCCCGCACAGGCGCAAACAGGCTCCGGGGCGGCTGAACTTTTCGGTGATGAAGCCGTGATGATGGCGGAAAAACTCGCCCCGACACCCGTCATCGTCTCCAAAAACAGAATTAAGGGAATAAGATACGCGCGTAAAAAATTCAAAAGCGGCATTTTCATCCTTGATGACGCCTTCCAGAATTTCACAATGGGAAAAGACAGGGACATAGTGATTGTTGACGCCCTTTCTCCCTGGCGGGGCCTTATGAGGGAAGGGAAGCGCGCTCTCAGGCGGGCCGATATGATCGTCATCAGCAAATCAAATCTCGCCGAAACGCGGGATGTGGAAAAATTGAAGGAACAAATACGCTCTTTTACAAAAGCTCCCGTTATAAGCTCGGAACTGAAACTCAGCGGTATCATGGATATAAAGACTTCGGAAAAAATATCCGCTGTATCCCTGGAGAACAAGGAGCTCGGGGCCTTCTGCGGCATAGGGAAACCCGATTCTTTCAAAAGATTCCTTGAAAAAAACGGGATCGCCTTACAACAGTTCATATCTTTCGGCGATCATCATGATTACAGCGGCTCCGACATTGATAAGCTGGACAAGAATCTCACATGGCTGACAACGGCAAAAGACGCCGTGAAGCTCGGGGGACTTTCTTCGCCCGCCGACATACTAAGCGTTGAAACGGAATCCGCATACAGCGAAGACATCGTAAAGCTCATTTTCCCCGGGGGCGGAGAGAACAAAGCCGTGCTGCTCGACCGTGACGGCACACTGAATATCGATCCTGGTTATGTAATAAAGAAAAAAGACCTGAAACTCTTTCCTGAAACGATCCCCGCCCTCAAAAAACTTTCTGACGCCGGTTATCTCCTTATAATAGCAAGCAATCAATCGGGAATAGGCAGAGGTTATTACAGCTTGAATCAGGTGAAGAAATTCAATAAAGCCCTGACAGACAAACTCGCCGGGAACGGAATAAACATATCGGGCATATACATCTGCCCCCACAGGCCTGACGAAGAATGCGCCTGCAGAAAACCGGAAGCACTGCTTTTTGAAAAAGCCATAGACGACTTCGGCATTGATG
- the yidC gene encoding membrane protein insertase YidC, translating to MNDMDKRSALAVALSFIVLALWWSAISKKQKPPEERAPQTTSTSPVEKKTSAAPETKRQEVQEIPAPREEDTLEISNSSMRCLIGKESGDIRHLFIREKNGEVDLIKEGETRPFRFYANGAALQDPVVIKRGAQIHLSYKGASAVYSLNDEYMTINLSPAGDAHVEAAWAGGIGTDPELMEEQEKRKLQLFHYNNGEKIKKISSPLESALSEWVSVSNRYFLLAFFPSGKTSFSIDPKQTNPEIVFSPEGKSLKLKILAAEKSYSGLSARKNGLEKTLNLGLFSFISVFFIHILNFFYGIFGNYGWSICLLTLIIQIFMFPLTKKNIKSAEAMKRIQPYVKKLQSQYKDDPKRMNEELLNLYRVQKVNPLGGCLPVLIQIPIFWSLFTMLQGLVELRGAHFIFWLTDLSRPDMLFGHLPAFLPFIGSWPIGPLPLLMGATMFFQQKLSITDPTQKMLLLMPLFFTFIFLKFPSGLVLYWLTSNVITLAQHILLKKLK from the coding sequence ATGAACGATATGGACAAACGCTCGGCTCTGGCGGTAGCCCTCTCATTTATAGTGCTGGCCTTGTGGTGGAGCGCTATTTCCAAAAAACAAAAACCGCCGGAGGAGCGCGCGCCTCAAACAACAAGCACTTCACCGGTCGAGAAAAAAACCTCCGCGGCCCCTGAGACAAAACGCCAGGAAGTTCAGGAAATCCCCGCACCCCGCGAAGAGGATACCCTGGAAATATCAAATTCTTCAATGCGCTGCCTTATAGGGAAAGAATCGGGCGACATACGCCATCTTTTCATCAGGGAAAAAAACGGCGAGGTAGACCTTATCAAAGAGGGCGAAACAAGGCCCTTTCGTTTTTATGCCAACGGCGCGGCGCTTCAAGACCCCGTTGTGATAAAAAGGGGTGCCCAGATACATCTGTCCTACAAAGGAGCCTCGGCCGTTTATTCGCTTAACGACGAATATATGACGATCAATCTGTCTCCGGCCGGAGACGCTCATGTGGAAGCGGCCTGGGCGGGCGGCATAGGCACCGACCCCGAACTTATGGAAGAGCAGGAAAAGCGCAAGCTGCAGCTATTCCATTACAACAACGGCGAAAAAATAAAAAAAATATCTTCTCCCCTGGAAAGCGCCCTGTCCGAATGGGTGAGCGTTTCAAACAGATATTTCCTTCTGGCGTTCTTTCCCTCAGGAAAAACTTCTTTCTCTATTGATCCTAAGCAGACGAATCCGGAAATAGTGTTCTCGCCTGAAGGCAAATCGCTGAAACTGAAAATACTCGCAGCCGAAAAATCCTATTCCGGCTTATCCGCGAGGAAAAACGGCCTTGAGAAAACATTGAACCTCGGGCTCTTTTCCTTTATAAGCGTTTTCTTCATCCACATACTTAATTTCTTTTACGGCATCTTCGGCAATTACGGCTGGTCAATATGCCTGCTGACGCTGATCATACAGATATTCATGTTCCCGCTGACAAAGAAAAATATCAAATCCGCGGAAGCCATGAAACGCATACAGCCCTATGTCAAAAAACTGCAGTCACAGTACAAGGATGACCCCAAACGCATGAACGAGGAGCTGCTCAATCTTTACCGCGTGCAGAAAGTGAACCCTCTCGGCGGATGCCTCCCCGTGCTGATACAGATACCTATTTTCTGGAGCTTGTTCACAATGCTCCAGGGCCTTGTTGAACTCAGAGGCGCTCATTTTATTTTCTGGCTCACCGACCTTTCAAGGCCGGATATGCTTTTCGGCCATCTGCCCGCCTTCCTGCCTTTCATAGGTTCATGGCCGATAGGGCCTCTGCCGCTCCTTATGGGCGCCACGATGTTTTTTCAGCAGAAGTTAAGCATAACGGATCCCACCCAGAAGATGCTGCTCCTTATGCCGCTGTTCTTCACTTTCATATTCCTCAAATTCCCGTCGGGGCTCGTCCTTTACTGGCTGACAAGCAACGTCATCACTCTGGCGCAACACATTTTACTTAAGAAATTAAAATGA
- a CDS encoding LemA family protein gives MDYIIDILLWGSLAAVVIYIVKIYNNLVVLKRNADKAWSNIDVLLKQRYDEIPKLVKTVKGYMGHEKSTIVDVIKARGACIHAGTVAEQGQAENMLSGALGKLFALSEKYPELKANENFAHLQSRITQIENQIADRREFYNDSVNVYNIRIHQLPDAMLASFVGYKDADLFKISSRERQDVNIDF, from the coding sequence ATGGATTATATTATAGATATTCTGCTCTGGGGCTCGCTTGCCGCGGTGGTGATATACATAGTCAAGATTTACAACAATCTTGTGGTGCTCAAAAGAAATGCGGATAAGGCCTGGTCCAACATCGATGTCCTCTTAAAGCAGAGGTATGATGAGATCCCGAAGCTGGTGAAAACCGTCAAGGGGTATATGGGGCACGAGAAATCAACGATTGTTGATGTGATAAAAGCCCGCGGCGCCTGCATTCACGCGGGCACCGTCGCCGAGCAGGGCCAGGCGGAAAATATGCTCAGCGGCGCCCTGGGAAAGCTCTTCGCTCTTTCGGAAAAATACCCGGAACTGAAAGCGAACGAGAATTTCGCGCATCTGCAGAGCAGGATAACGCAGATAGAGAACCAGATAGCCGACCGCAGGGAATTCTACAACGACAGCGTGAATGTCTATAACATAAGGATACACCAGCTGCCGGACGCTATGCTGGCGTCTTTCGTGGGATATAAAGACGCTGATCTTTTCAAAATATCAAGCAGAGAACGACAGGATGTGAACATTGACTTTTAA
- a CDS encoding 50S ribosomal protein L34, with amino-acid sequence MKRTYQPHKKKRARVHGFRKRMQTSSGVNVLNARRKKGRKKLTP; translated from the coding sequence ATGAAAAGAACATATCAGCCACATAAAAAAAAGCGGGCAAGAGTGCACGGTTTTAGAAAGAGGATGCAGACATCTTCCGGAGTGAATGTTTTGAATGCAAGACGCAAGAAAGGCAGAAAAAAACTCACACCGTAA
- the mnmE gene encoding tRNA uridine-5-carboxymethylaminomethyl(34) synthesis GTPase MnmE, with product MTGAREHSAGKAKYYPDTIAAPICAWGHASVGLIRISGPCTGKILEKIFNPADHKKIKDIASHSVTYGRIHDGGEVVDEVLVFLMRSPRSYTREDVAEISSHGGPVIIKKIFKLILEHGARAAEPGEFTKRAFLNGRIDLIQAESVAGIISARGERAAKIAAAQMGGKLSRKLDELRKLLITSAAELNAAIDFPEDDIPLSLAKIKKDISRAEEESARLLDGYEAGRLFSEGVKIVIAGKPNVGKSSLINALSSSERAIVTAIPGTTRDIIRESVEIGGIPAELYDTAGLRKKPRGVIEKIGMNKTMDAINKADIIIFVFDASKKADEQDMNIIRMLEPFRKKTIMAGNKIDLGRKEQPKKMAARPVYISCLKDLGISGLKKHLARHLVSGSFISEDDTLLTSARQADCLKNCLSQIKEARGILSRRPAESVWLIEKALAELDKITGREFREEMINEIFSKFCIGK from the coding sequence ATGACCGGAGCGCGGGAACATTCCGCCGGAAAGGCAAAATATTACCCCGACACCATAGCCGCGCCAATCTGCGCATGGGGCCACGCGAGCGTCGGATTAATACGGATAAGCGGGCCCTGCACGGGGAAAATTCTTGAGAAAATCTTCAACCCCGCGGACCATAAAAAAATAAAGGATATCGCCTCGCACAGCGTCACATACGGGCGCATACACGACGGCGGAGAAGTCGTGGACGAGGTTCTCGTTTTTCTTATGCGCAGCCCCCGCAGCTACACGCGCGAAGATGTCGCCGAGATCTCATCGCACGGCGGCCCGGTTATAATAAAAAAAATCTTTAAGCTCATCCTGGAGCATGGGGCCAGAGCCGCCGAACCCGGGGAATTCACAAAACGGGCTTTTTTAAACGGCCGCATAGATCTCATCCAGGCTGAATCCGTCGCCGGTATAATAAGCGCGCGGGGTGAGAGAGCGGCAAAAATCGCCGCGGCCCAGATGGGCGGTAAACTTTCACGAAAATTGGATGAATTGCGGAAACTACTCATAACATCCGCCGCCGAACTCAACGCCGCCATAGATTTTCCCGAAGACGATATTCCGCTGAGCCTGGCAAAAATAAAAAAGGACATTTCGCGAGCGGAGGAAGAGAGCGCCCGGCTGCTTGACGGATATGAGGCCGGACGGCTCTTCAGCGAAGGGGTAAAAATAGTGATAGCGGGAAAACCGAATGTGGGAAAATCCTCACTCATAAACGCGCTCAGCTCATCCGAGCGGGCAATTGTCACAGCCATTCCCGGAACAACAAGAGATATAATCAGGGAAAGCGTTGAAATAGGCGGAATACCCGCTGAACTCTACGACACGGCGGGCTTAAGAAAAAAACCGCGAGGCGTGATAGAAAAAATAGGCATGAACAAAACCATGGACGCCATAAATAAGGCGGACATTATAATCTTTGTTTTCGACGCTTCAAAAAAAGCCGATGAGCAGGACATGAACATCATCCGTATGCTGGAACCCTTCCGTAAAAAAACAATCATGGCCGGAAACAAAATAGACCTCGGCAGAAAAGAACAACCAAAAAAAATGGCAGCACGCCCTGTTTACATATCCTGCCTGAAAGACCTCGGAATAAGCGGCCTCAAAAAACATCTGGCCAGGCATCTCGTTTCGGGCTCCTTTATTTCCGAAGACGACACCCTCCTCACTTCCGCGCGTCAGGCCGATTGCCTGAAAAACTGTCTTTCCCAAATCAAAGAAGCCCGCGGGATCCTCTCCCGAAGGCCCGCTGAAAGCGTCTGGCTCATTGAAAAGGCCCTCGCCGAACTTGACAAAATAACCGGCCGGGAATTCAGGGAAGAGATGATAAACGAGATATTCTCAAAATTCTGTATAGGCAAATAA
- the yidD gene encoding membrane protein insertion efficiency factor YidD codes for MLKSAVSFPVKIWQAVPRTPSCRFHPSCSNYFLEALEKYGIAKGSLKSFLRLMRCHPFARGGVDLP; via the coding sequence TTGTTGAAAAGCGCGGTGAGTTTTCCCGTGAAAATATGGCAGGCCGTTCCGAGAACGCCTTCATGCAGATTCCATCCGTCCTGCTCCAATTACTTCCTTGAGGCTCTTGAAAAATACGGCATCGCGAAAGGTTCTTTGAAAAGTTTTCTGAGATTGATGCGCTGCCATCCCTTCGCCCGCGGCGGCGTGGATCTGCCATAG
- a CDS encoding PD-(D/E)XK nuclease family protein: MRLSYSKLSAYEKCPYSYKKVYIDRVKTPYKKYFSFGHSLHAALEDFYSGRLSYWLGLKKPSKENLISALRRHWKSEGYSSEESERAFEEGRQILENYYEVFVRGDFSPAWRVEPQFSFSAGRHQVGGFIDRIHRNGGGFEIIDYKTHRQIPEKETLERDLQLPIYYIGCTEYFRKKITAVSYIFLRHAKKVTYDVNRFDVGRIKQRIEMTADRMAGESDFRPRRNNYCGACDFKNECGLFNSA, encoded by the coding sequence ATGCGCCTGAGTTATTCAAAATTGAGCGCTTATGAGAAATGCCCGTATTCGTATAAGAAAGTTTATATCGACAGGGTGAAGACTCCTTACAAAAAGTATTTTTCCTTCGGCCATTCCCTGCACGCGGCTCTTGAGGATTTTTATTCGGGCCGCCTCTCGTACTGGCTGGGGCTGAAGAAGCCCTCGAAAGAAAATCTTATTTCCGCGCTCAGGCGGCATTGGAAGAGCGAGGGCTACAGCAGTGAGGAAAGCGAGCGCGCTTTTGAGGAGGGCAGACAGATACTTGAGAATTACTACGAGGTTTTTGTCCGCGGTGATTTCAGCCCCGCCTGGCGCGTGGAGCCGCAATTCTCGTTTTCCGCTGGCCGCCATCAGGTGGGGGGCTTTATAGACAGGATACACAGGAACGGCGGCGGTTTTGAGATAATAGATTATAAAACGCACAGGCAGATACCCGAGAAGGAAACGCTTGAGAGGGATCTTCAGCTTCCCATATACTACATCGGCTGTACCGAATATTTCAGGAAAAAGATAACGGCGGTTTCGTATATTTTTCTGAGGCACGCCAAAAAGGTGACTTATGACGTGAACCGTTTTGACGTCGGACGAATAAAACAGCGCATTGAGATGACAGCGGACCGCATGGCGGGGGAGAGCGATTTCCGGCCCCGCCGGAACAACTATTGCGGCGCCTGCGATTTCAAGAATGAATGCGGCCTGTTCAATTCCGCTTAA
- the nth gene encoding endonuclease III — protein sequence MKTEALKIYRLLKEHYPRARIALKYKSPWELLVATVLSAQCTDKRVNMVTEKLFAKYRSVKEYASADINEFENDIRSTGFFRNKSRNILDSAKIILKKHKGEVPRTMEDLTALPGIGRKTANIISCNAFGKIFGIAVDTHVGRLSQRLGLSGCKDPLKIEQDLMRSFPKKDWGRISYLFIEHGRAVCAARKPDCDICFLKGLCPRKPYSK from the coding sequence ATGAAAACAGAGGCTCTAAAAATATACCGTCTTTTGAAAGAACATTATCCCCGCGCCCGTATAGCCCTGAAATATAAAAGCCCCTGGGAGCTTCTTGTGGCCACGGTTCTTTCGGCTCAGTGCACGGACAAAAGGGTGAACATGGTGACGGAAAAGCTCTTCGCCAAATACAGGTCCGTAAAAGAATATGCCTCGGCCGATATAAATGAGTTTGAAAATGACATACGCTCCACGGGGTTTTTCAGGAACAAATCCAGAAACATTTTGGATTCCGCTAAAATAATCCTGAAAAAACATAAAGGTGAAGTGCCGCGGACAATGGAAGATCTCACCGCTCTTCCGGGCATAGGCCGGAAAACCGCCAATATCATAAGCTGCAACGCTTTCGGCAAAATTTTCGGCATAGCCGTGGACACCCATGTGGGGCGCCTGTCTCAGAGGCTGGGCTTGAGCGGCTGCAAAGATCCCCTGAAGATTGAACAGGATCTTATGAGATCATTCCCGAAAAAAGACTGGGGCAGAATATCCTATCTGTTTATAGAACACGGCCGCGCCGTTTGCGCGGCAAGGAAGCCTGACTGCGATATCTGTTTTTTAAAAGGCCTTTGCCCCCGCAAACCCTATTCAAAATAG
- a CDS encoding phosphoglucosamine mutase, which produces MRLFGTDGIRGVANKSPMTPFHIMKVGGALANYFKKTKSHRPKILIGKDTRLSGYMLESSLAAGITAMGGDVLLVGPMPTPGIAFLTKNINADAGVVISASHNPYMDNGIKVFNSEGMKLSDSAEKEIEKIALSANIHHLLPVSSRIGKNVRVDDALGRYIVFLKNSLPRDFSLEGMKVTLDCANGATYKIAPMIFNELRAEVKAVGISPDGTNINKNCGSLYPEKLANIVLKERSNAGFAFDGDGDRLIAIDEKGHIVSGDEIIAIVSNFLKEQKQLKNNFVVGTVMSNYGLRKYFEQKGIRSSMTRVGDKYVLEEMYKRGAVIGGEDSGHIIFLNHHSTGDGLLTALQLISVMKHTKKKLSELRKVMKRYPQVLINLPVGKRADFKKVPELKKTYDEASAKLAGRGRVLIRYSGTQLLLRIMVEGPSHKEITKIAEDLTKIFKKKLA; this is translated from the coding sequence ATGAGATTATTCGGAACGGACGGAATTAGGGGCGTGGCCAACAAAAGCCCGATGACGCCTTTTCATATTATGAAAGTTGGCGGCGCTCTGGCGAATTATTTCAAGAAGACAAAATCTCACCGCCCGAAAATACTGATAGGCAAAGACACCCGGCTTTCGGGATATATGCTTGAGAGTTCGCTCGCCGCCGGGATCACGGCAATGGGCGGGGATGTCCTGCTTGTGGGGCCTATGCCCACTCCGGGAATAGCGTTCCTGACAAAAAACATCAACGCGGATGCCGGCGTGGTTATTTCCGCCTCGCATAATCCCTATATGGACAACGGCATCAAAGTGTTCAACTCCGAGGGCATGAAACTTTCGGATTCCGCGGAAAAGGAAATAGAAAAGATAGCGCTTTCGGCAAACATACACCACCTTCTCCCCGTGTCTTCGCGGATAGGGAAGAATGTCCGTGTGGATGACGCTCTCGGGCGTTACATAGTATTCCTGAAAAATTCACTTCCGCGGGATTTTTCTCTGGAAGGAATGAAGGTCACACTCGATTGCGCAAACGGCGCCACTTATAAAATAGCCCCGATGATCTTCAACGAACTCCGCGCGGAGGTTAAAGCCGTGGGCATCAGCCCGGACGGGACCAACATCAATAAGAACTGCGGTTCCCTGTATCCTGAAAAGCTCGCTAACATAGTTTTAAAAGAGCGCTCGAACGCGGGATTTGCTTTTGACGGCGACGGCGACCGGCTCATCGCGATTGATGAAAAAGGCCATATAGTTTCAGGCGACGAGATAATAGCCATTGTTTCCAATTTTCTGAAAGAACAGAAACAGCTCAAAAACAATTTCGTGGTGGGAACGGTCATGTCCAATTACGGCCTTCGTAAATATTTCGAGCAGAAAGGGATCAGGAGTTCCATGACGAGGGTCGGGGATAAATATGTTCTTGAAGAGATGTACAAGCGCGGAGCCGTCATAGGCGGCGAGGATTCAGGGCATATTATTTTTCTCAATCATCACAGCACCGGAGACGGACTTCTCACGGCGCTCCAGCTTATTTCCGTGATGAAGCATACAAAAAAGAAACTTTCGGAATTGAGAAAAGTTATGAAAAGATATCCCCAGGTGCTCATCAATTTGCCCGTGGGCAAAAGAGCGGATTTCAAAAAGGTGCCTGAGCTCAAAAAAACATATGACGAGGCGTCCGCGAAGCTCGCGGGCCGCGGCAGAGTCCTTATCAGATACTCCGGCACCCAGCTCCTTCTGCGGATCATGGTGGAAGGGCCTTCCCATAAAGAAATAACCAAGATAGCCGAAGACCTTACAAAAATATTCAAAAAGAAATTAGCCTGA